A stretch of Sphingomonas sp. JUb134 DNA encodes these proteins:
- a CDS encoding SufE family protein, protein MQSLDDILDEYGFLDPDDRYRLLIDLGRALEPMPDALKTDATLVRGCSASVWVYPTRREDGTLHFLADSNAAITKGIIALVLSAVQDQSPAAILATDVPAALAPFDLSKQLSSNRTQGIPNMIALIRHEAERYAAG, encoded by the coding sequence ATGCAGTCCCTCGACGACATCCTCGATGAATATGGCTTCCTCGATCCGGACGACCGCTATCGCCTGCTGATCGATCTGGGCCGCGCGCTGGAGCCCATGCCCGACGCGCTGAAGACCGATGCTACGCTGGTGCGGGGCTGCTCTGCTTCGGTGTGGGTCTACCCCACCCGGCGCGAGGACGGGACGCTCCACTTCCTGGCCGACAGCAACGCCGCCATCACCAAGGGAATCATCGCGCTGGTCCTCTCGGCGGTGCAGGACCAGAGCCCGGCGGCAATCCTCGCGACCGACGTTCCCGCGGCCCTCGCCCCCTTCGACTTGTCGAAGCAGCTGAGCTCCAACCGGACCCAGGGCATTCCCAACATGATCGCCCTGATCCGCCACGAGGCCGAACGCTACGCCGCCGGCTGA
- a CDS encoding (2Fe-2S) ferredoxin domain-containing protein gives MKPAVRARWSRAVLVCGKCSRKLDGGFGPDGDQPLTKALRKRLGLKKGPKARAGIVETRCLGVCPKRAVTVIDGARPGEWLLVSPGADLDGLAQELGLSEQKTHTADAD, from the coding sequence ATGAAGCCCGCGGTCCGCGCGCGCTGGTCGCGGGCGGTGCTGGTGTGCGGCAAATGCTCGCGCAAGCTCGATGGCGGCTTCGGACCGGACGGCGACCAGCCGCTGACCAAGGCGCTGCGCAAGCGGCTGGGGCTGAAGAAGGGGCCGAAGGCGCGGGCAGGTATCGTCGAGACGCGCTGCTTGGGCGTCTGTCCCAAGCGTGCCGTGACGGTGATCGATGGGGCGAGGCCGGGCGAGTGGCTGCTGGTGAGCCCGGGCGCCGACCTCGACGGGCTGGCGCAGGAACTGGGGCTGTCGGAGCAGAAGACTCATACCGCCGACGCCGATTAG
- a CDS encoding J domain-containing protein, whose product MVRSSRSNDWGFPRWRGYEAERQATRVRLCDRHGCEAPGDRPAPKSPNNPDRWYFCETHAAEYNRNWNYFEGLDEEEAKRREASEQRTADGYANASHYAWGGSGDGTRSRDEMRALEVLGLEVDADFEAVRSAWRRLAKSSHPDVRPGDKEAAVRFQAIQAAYEVLRVAEERRQWKPA is encoded by the coding sequence ATGGTCCGCTCAAGTCGATCCAACGATTGGGGATTTCCCCGCTGGCGCGGTTACGAAGCCGAGCGCCAGGCTACGCGCGTGCGCCTTTGCGACCGGCACGGCTGTGAAGCCCCCGGCGACCGGCCTGCGCCCAAGTCGCCCAACAACCCCGACCGGTGGTACTTCTGCGAGACGCACGCAGCCGAGTACAACCGGAACTGGAACTACTTCGAAGGGCTGGACGAGGAAGAGGCGAAGCGGCGGGAGGCGAGCGAGCAGCGCACCGCCGACGGCTATGCCAATGCCTCGCATTACGCCTGGGGTGGCTCCGGGGACGGTACCCGTTCCCGCGACGAGATGCGCGCGCTAGAAGTGCTGGGGCTGGAGGTCGATGCCGACTTCGAGGCCGTGCGGAGTGCCTGGCGCCGCCTCGCCAAGTCCAGCCACCCCGACGTGCGCCCCGGCGACAAAGAAGCCGCGGTTCGCTTCCAGGCGATCCAGGCGGCCTATGAGGTGCTGCGGGTCGCCGAGGAACGGCGGCAGTGGAAGCCCGCATGA
- a CDS encoding SulP family inorganic anion transporter produces MPASIVVALVALPLCLGVALASGAPLFSGLISGIVGGIVIGMLSKSPLSVSGPAAGLTVIVLDAIQRLPSYEAFLLAVVLAGCIQLLFSVSRGGILSEFVPSSVITGMLAAIGLILILKQFPHAIGYDADPEGSFSFWQGDGENTFSAIGRVLREQIVWGAAIIAAISLAFLFWWDHAKPKEGPLRFLPGPLVVVVGAVLINALFGMVAPNLQVQPSHLVSVPVAAGLGEFIGLFTTPDFGQISNAAVWSTAVTLAIVASLESLLSVKAIDEIDPKRRTTDKNRELFAQGSGNIVAGLIGGLPVTSVIVRSSANVDANANSQLSTILHGCWLLLSVLLIPAILNLIPLSALAAVLIATGYKLTKPSLFTKRFKQGWTQFVPFVVTVGAILFTDLLEGIVIGLVVGFIFVIGRNFRPAIIFVQDGDSCMIRARRNLYFIHKYELQKELAKVPDNTHVLIDLSATSYVDIDNIDIINAFVRNAQFRNIGVIVRGDVGEQTASKIQAPRKEVVFA; encoded by the coding sequence GTGCCGGCCTCGATCGTGGTGGCGCTCGTCGCGCTGCCCCTCTGCCTGGGGGTCGCACTGGCGTCCGGCGCGCCCCTGTTCTCAGGCCTGATCTCGGGCATCGTGGGCGGCATCGTCATCGGCATGCTCAGCAAGTCGCCCCTGTCGGTCAGCGGCCCGGCAGCCGGCCTGACGGTGATCGTGCTCGACGCGATCCAGCGCCTGCCGAGCTATGAGGCGTTCCTGCTGGCCGTGGTGCTGGCAGGCTGCATCCAGCTCCTCTTCTCGGTTTCGCGCGGCGGCATTCTCAGCGAGTTCGTCCCCTCGTCCGTCATCACCGGCATGCTCGCCGCGATCGGCCTGATCCTGATCCTCAAGCAGTTCCCGCACGCGATCGGCTATGACGCCGATCCGGAAGGCAGCTTCTCGTTCTGGCAAGGCGATGGCGAGAACACCTTCTCCGCGATCGGCCGCGTGCTGCGCGAGCAGATCGTGTGGGGCGCGGCAATCATCGCCGCAATCTCCCTCGCCTTCCTGTTCTGGTGGGATCATGCCAAGCCCAAGGAAGGCCCGCTGCGCTTCCTTCCCGGTCCGCTGGTCGTGGTCGTCGGCGCGGTGCTGATCAACGCCCTGTTCGGGATGGTCGCGCCGAACCTTCAGGTCCAGCCGTCGCACCTGGTCAGCGTGCCCGTGGCCGCAGGCCTCGGCGAGTTCATCGGCCTGTTCACGACCCCGGACTTCGGCCAGATCAGCAATGCGGCGGTGTGGAGCACCGCCGTCACGCTCGCGATCGTGGCCAGCCTCGAATCGCTGCTGTCGGTGAAGGCGATCGACGAGATCGACCCCAAGCGCCGCACCACCGACAAGAACCGCGAGCTGTTCGCGCAGGGCAGCGGCAACATCGTGGCCGGCCTGATCGGCGGCCTGCCGGTCACCTCGGTGATCGTCCGCAGCTCGGCCAACGTCGACGCCAACGCCAACAGCCAGCTCTCCACCATCCTGCACGGCTGCTGGCTGCTGCTGAGCGTGCTGCTGATCCCCGCGATCCTGAACCTGATCCCGCTGTCGGCACTCGCCGCGGTGCTGATCGCCACCGGCTACAAGCTCACCAAGCCGTCGCTGTTCACCAAGCGCTTCAAGCAGGGCTGGACCCAGTTCGTGCCGTTCGTCGTGACGGTCGGCGCGATACTGTTCACCGATCTGCTGGAAGGCATCGTGATCGGCCTGGTCGTCGGCTTCATCTTCGTGATCGGCCGCAACTTCCGTCCGGCGATCATCTTCGTCCAGGACGGCGACAGCTGCATGATCCGCGCCCGCCGCAACCTCTACTTCATCCACAAGTACGAGCTGCAGAAGGAACTCGCGAAGGTTCCGGACAACACTCACGTCCTGATCGACCTGTCGGCCACCAGCTACGTCGATATCGACAACATCGACATCATCAACGCGTTCGTCCGCAACGCGCAGTTCCGCAACATCGGCGTGATCGTCCGTGGCGACGTCGGCGAGCAGACGGCGTCCAAGATCCAGGCGCCGCGCAAGGAGGTCGTCTTCGCATGA
- a CDS encoding carbonic anhydrase has product MREYKHLLLANKAWAAERLEERPDYFERQIAGQQPEFLWIGCSDSRVAAGQLTNTPPGGMFIHRNVANLVNEDDINLMSVLEYAVTVLKVRHIIICGHHGCGGINAALEGGATGFLGKWLRNAEQVYRDHQDEIDSLPEGQRANRLVELNVRDQLVRLARTSIVQDAFAAGQTLYLHGWVYDLRDGLIKPMMEIDSTTPLGEVPRPQPVLV; this is encoded by the coding sequence ATGAGAGAGTACAAGCACCTGCTCCTCGCCAACAAGGCATGGGCAGCCGAGCGGCTGGAAGAGCGCCCCGACTATTTCGAGCGTCAGATCGCCGGCCAGCAGCCGGAGTTCCTGTGGATCGGCTGTTCCGACAGCCGGGTCGCAGCGGGGCAGCTGACCAACACGCCGCCGGGCGGCATGTTCATCCACCGCAACGTCGCCAATCTGGTGAACGAGGACGACATCAACCTGATGTCCGTGCTCGAATATGCGGTCACCGTGCTCAAGGTCCGGCACATCATCATCTGCGGCCATCACGGCTGCGGCGGCATCAACGCAGCATTGGAAGGCGGCGCCACCGGGTTCCTCGGCAAGTGGCTGCGCAATGCCGAACAGGTCTATCGCGACCATCAGGACGAAATCGATTCGCTGCCGGAAGGCCAGCGGGCGAACCGCCTGGTCGAGCTGAACGTCCGCGACCAGCTGGTGCGGCTAGCGCGCACCTCGATCGTGCAGGACGCGTTCGCCGCGGGGCAGACGCTCTACCTCCACGGCTGGGTCTATGACCTGCGCGACGGCCTCATCAAGCCGATGATGGAGATCGATTCGACGACGCCGCTCGGCGAAGTGCCGCGGCCCCAGCCGGTCCTCGTCTGA
- a CDS encoding N-acetylmuramoyl-L-alanine amidase gives MQFIDRPSPNFDDRSLPVTMVVLHYTGMQDAASAIARLADPEAKVSCHYLVAEDGTAVRMVDEARRAWHAGRSHWRGVTDINSASVGIEIVNPGHEWGYVPFPDEQIDAVIRLVADIKQRYAITRGNVVGHSDIAPARKQDPGELFPWGKLARLRLALPRPTQNLMDPHWSDAGFLLALERFGYDVEDPVAAVTAFQRRFRPEMVDGVIDGECRSLLLALLLPKPQGDD, from the coding sequence ATGCAGTTTATCGACAGGCCTTCGCCGAACTTCGACGATCGTTCGCTGCCGGTCACGATGGTGGTGCTGCATTATACCGGCATGCAGGACGCCGCCTCCGCCATCGCCCGGCTGGCCGATCCAGAGGCGAAGGTGTCGTGCCACTATCTCGTCGCCGAGGACGGCACCGCCGTCCGCATGGTGGACGAGGCAAGGCGGGCCTGGCACGCCGGCCGCTCGCACTGGCGGGGGGTGACCGACATCAATTCGGCCTCCGTCGGCATCGAGATCGTCAATCCGGGTCATGAATGGGGTTATGTCCCGTTTCCCGACGAGCAGATCGACGCGGTGATCCGGTTGGTCGCCGACATCAAGCAGCGCTACGCCATCACCCGCGGGAACGTGGTCGGCCACTCGGACATCGCACCGGCGCGCAAGCAGGACCCCGGCGAGCTCTTTCCGTGGGGCAAGCTCGCACGGCTGCGGCTGGCCCTGCCGCGGCCCACCCAGAACCTGATGGACCCGCACTGGAGCGACGCCGGCTTCCTGCTCGCGCTCGAACGGTTCGGCTATGACGTCGAGGATCCGGTCGCGGCGGTCACCGCTTTCCAGCGCCGCTTCCGGCCGGAGATGGTGGACGGGGTCATCGACGGCGAGTGCCGCTCGCTGCTGCTGGCCCTCCTGCTGCCCAAGCCGCAGGGCGACGACTGA
- a CDS encoding response regulator: protein MKSCLVVDDSKVIRKVARHILEALRFEVREAGDGREALASCIATPPDAILLDWNMPVMSGMDFLRALKDAGLPQRPKVVFCTTEGDMAHIRAAIEAGADEYVMKPFDRETLESKFQIIGLA, encoded by the coding sequence ATGAAAAGCTGTCTGGTCGTTGACGATTCGAAGGTCATCCGCAAGGTCGCACGCCACATTCTGGAAGCGCTCCGGTTCGAGGTTCGCGAAGCGGGCGATGGGCGTGAGGCACTCGCCAGCTGCATCGCAACGCCTCCGGATGCCATCCTGCTCGATTGGAACATGCCGGTGATGAGCGGCATGGATTTCCTGCGCGCGTTGAAGGACGCCGGGCTGCCGCAGCGGCCCAAGGTGGTGTTCTGCACCACCGAGGGCGACATGGCGCATATCCGCGCCGCGATCGAGGCGGGCGCCGACGAATATGTGATGAAGCCGTTCGACCGCGAGACGCTGGAGAGCAAGTTCCAGATCATCGGGCTCGCCTGA
- a CDS encoding chemotaxis protein CheW: MKGLYLVARIADQVVAIASDRPGNAVELKEITPVPRAPRAVLGLAALRSWVVTVIDTPRAIGLARSSMASNQAVMATVEGHDYALLVDALHDAVALRPEPLDGGGDLPVAWRRVVRAAAVRAGERILVLDPATLLDSIVQPA, encoded by the coding sequence ATGAAGGGGCTCTACCTGGTTGCGCGGATCGCCGACCAGGTGGTCGCCATCGCCTCCGACCGGCCCGGCAACGCCGTCGAACTCAAGGAGATTACTCCCGTCCCACGGGCTCCCCGCGCGGTGCTGGGCCTGGCGGCGCTGCGCAGCTGGGTGGTGACGGTGATCGACACGCCGCGTGCGATCGGCCTCGCCCGCAGCAGCATGGCCTCGAACCAGGCGGTGATGGCGACGGTCGAGGGGCATGATTATGCCTTGCTGGTCGATGCTCTGCACGATGCGGTCGCGCTCCGGCCCGAACCGCTCGACGGGGGCGGAGACCTGCCGGTGGCCTGGCGCCGGGTGGTGCGGGCAGCCGCCGTGCGCGCCGGGGAACGCATCCTGGTGCTCGATCCCGCCACGCTCCTGGACTCGATTGTTCAGCCTGCGTGA